The sequence below is a genomic window from Ficedula albicollis isolate OC2 chromosome 2, FicAlb1.5, whole genome shotgun sequence.
AAGCATGTTCAGCTGTACTGACGTcacatctttgttttttcccatgGAGGTGTACCCTGTAAATGTAAAGCCACTCCAAAATCTTTGTTGCTATAATCTTCAACAGAGTATGGAGAAAAACATGCTGCTTAGTGACTAATGTAGCACAAATTCCCTGTAGCCCTAGTTACACAAACTACCATTTAAAAGACACAATTTAGTTATAGAGTGCATGTTAAAAGCTGCTTTCTCCTTGAAGTGTATGTTGAATTCGCCATAAAGATTGTTTACAAGATCAGttgaaaagaaactttaaagAAGCTTTTGAGCATTTCAGTCCATGGTTGCACCTTCTTTTTAGCCCCACAGCAAAGCATTTGGGATTATCCCAGGAGTCTGGGGGTAAGGGACTTCACTGAGAGAGCGGCTCGGTAGGGAAAatgtgctggggatgggctgtggaTTGGGCAGGAAGGGGAAGCTGCCCCACACGTGACTGGGGGTTACAGCACACATTGAGCAGAGCATGTTCCCTGGTGACAGACACTTCCTCACTGTGCTCACGACACCACCGTCACTTCACAAGACTACAAAGGGCATTTGAATTCTTCCTGTTTGTTTGTCCCAACACATGACAGTGAAGAATGAACTGTCTTCCAATCTAAACGACCAAGAAAACAAGCACATTTGTGAGAGATTTGTTCAACTGATGTTAAAAGTTAAAGATTACCTTTACTGTGAAGTAATTGTTCACTGAGGAATCTCTTCTCAGGCTGTAAATAATGGTTTGTATTATCACTGTATTATTCACTTTCAGGAAACATGTGTTTTTAGAACAAAGGTAGATCGATATCccctgcctttaaaaaaaattcagaaaacaaacctgaaaaattaCATGATGTTTCCTATGCTTTAAATCCTGACATTTAAAACACAGGCCAGAGAAATTTGTAGATTCTGGAGGCACTTGCAGTTTGTGGTTATAAAGCTGCAGAGGATATCAGCTGAGACTTCTGCAGGCTGCACGGGAAGAGCTTTTCAAAGCTCTGTACTTCACAGTTCATGCCACTGTGCAAGAGCACATTATTCGGGAAGCAGTGCTTCTGCTCAACTCTTTAAtgtttttccagaaagaaaagcacattaGCTGAGTGTCTCCCTGCCATGGTCCCATTGCTAAAAATCAGAGTTTTCGTACAAGCAATACTGAATGAGGGAACTGGCATGCCTCTACAGTACATCTTTATCTCAGTTCCCAGCATTTTACTGGAATCATAATACTCAGTCTTATTTGCTTCCCAGTCTGCCACAGAGCTCTGAAATCATGGTATCAGCTGCATGCCCCAGTGGAATGAAAACTGCTTTACAGCCCTGCACCCTTTGGACAGGAAACCCCTGCTCTCAAATTGTCTGTGACAGATCCAAAGGCTGGCATTATGTCTCACTGGCACTAGAGGATGACTTGGGTGATCCCATGAACCTGATGCCTTGATGGGTAACaaacccaaaaagcagcagttgcTGCTCTAgatcctgctgcctctgccaccaTGCAAGGGATACCGGCACCAACAAAATCAACATCTGTCTTGTAATGAGAATTAGCCCAGCTCTTAGCAGCTCTAATACCTGAAATTCCTTAGGAGTTggtacagaaaagaaattacacaTAGTATTTACATTCAGGAATCGTtctgccaggaacaattccttaCTTTCCTTCCCACTGCATCAGCACTGaatccacacagaaaaaaaaaccactgaagacAGTGAGGGTAGTATGTAAGTATATCCAGCTGCAGAAATTACAGACTGTATGTATGAAGAAATTTCTTCCCCTTTACGatttaactatttttatttgctgaatCTCAAAGTACTAGTTTCTGTTTTGAGATATTGCTGAAATACTACTCAAAGCCTGTTTTATAGAAACAAGAATACTTAGGAGAAGATCACTGAAGGGGCAAAAGTGATAAAGTAATTATCTGTAGAACTGGATTTAAAACCAACCAGATGGTAccaaagaaaaggcaagaatGCTTTGAAGAATAAATCTGAGTGCTGATTCTTCCACTTAAGAGAATTTACACTGATAATGAGCAGTATCAGAGATAATGAATTCATGAAAAATAATCTTGTATCTCAAGCCTTGTCTTTCTCAAAGCTGACTAATGTTTGCTGCTGAAATCTGAAGTGCTGGAAGCATGCATGTACAAGAATATACTTTGAAACCTAGGAACCCAATGTATAAAGCTGCTTTACTCAGGATTGATGAAGATATCTTCTCTGCTCACTGCCACATAATGTACATGTTTCTAAACATCCATCTGCATTTGTTCTGTTTCTCTGACAGTCACTGCCTTTCaatgttttctgtcttcaaTGGAAGAATCAAGTTTAAGCTACAGGCTTTAGTGTTGCTTCTGCTAATGTAATTATTGCCTTATCCCCTGTAATATGAACTTACAGAGGACTGTGTTGCtttgaaaacagattatttctattcatattttaattttagtgagGCACTAGAAACATTGCTTTTTTACTTTATGCTTCCAATATTAAAAAGACTTCTCTTTGCTATGTTGAAAACAGTTACTCTAAAATGACTGAAGTATTTCCCCTAAGAAGAGTTCAACTTGCCTAGTCTCTAATCCTGTAATTACTTTTACATGTATTAAGAGTAAAAGCACTTCCCTTGAAGTCACATGGAGAAGGATATGCTGAATCATGGCCTTTTTTCATATAGTCTAGTTTGTGGAGGTACTCCAATAAGCCACAAATAATAACAGTCCcttttttaatacttaaatgAGTATTGGAGCAACACAAAAGGTTTTCacaggaaaacactttttttcccctaagcaTTATCTCTCTAAACATAAcataaaagaacattttaaccATCCGCTCAGTAAATACTGACTTAGCTTTTAGCCAAGCTGTTActccaagttaaaaaaaaaaagaaaaaaaatcaacatatgAATTCCTATTGACTAAACTACCAAACTCAGTGGCAAAATTTGCACTGACTTTGGGATAGATGAAGGTTtctagaaaagaaacatttatgtATGTAGCATGGGCTAGTTCTGGTAATCTGGAGACTTATAGATCactgataaattttaaaaaaaaaaccataaattcAGCCGTGCAGAATTATCAGAAAATTGCTTAATTGACACAcaactttttttgctttccagtcACACACCTCTTTTCGACTGCTCTTCctgctaaataaataaacaaaccataaagaaaacctggaaaataCTAACTAGCATCCATGTAGATTTTGTGAAGcttgcatataaaaataatatatagtaaaatacttttttctcaATCCTCACTCAAGCACAGCTGGCGCCAAGGATGAAGAATAAAATGATTAATCAAATTTTCTGTAGAAAGTTGATGAAAGGcctttttataaattttatatattcctGTTAATACTTTCTATAGAACATTCTAAAACAGATCCTGTGtacatttctgctgtttttgGTTGCACATGCTGTCTTGCACTTTATAAAGTGAGATGAGGTGGTTTTCATTAATACTGCAATAAAGCCTATGTGGTTTTTACTCAGAGGGCCACTCTATTCCCCTCCTTCTTTTTGTGTGTCAGTTGTAAATTGATTGAGAAATACTCTGTTTCATGCTTCCCCGCTCTTGGCATACAGTATCTGCAAAGattcaaaagagaaaggaaagccaAAAAGGCAACAGGTAGGTAATACAGCAGATGGCTCCATCTCCAGTTAAACCTGCTCAGGGTAACAAGCAGTaagactgtattttttctgcagAGTGCAGGTGGAGAGGCTGtgagtgaaaataaatttctgaacACAGACTCCAACACAGGATCAGTGGAAACTACTGCCAAGCCGTTACCATTTAAAGACCCAAATTTCATTGTAAGTATATTATTTTAACAACTCGAAATTTCAAGCTTTTTCCATAAAAGACTAACTAGGGTTCTATTTAACCATGTTCCTAGtgtaaatattaagaaaataagcTTAAAGTCAAATAAGAGGTTGACAGTTTTTAAGAAATTCACCTCAATCCATGTCACGCTACAGTCTGAAGTGCACACTGTATTATAGAATGAAAATGGCACTGGTCCAGAGGCAGAACTGTTATATTAAGTTCTGGAACAGAGTGGGAAAACCTGTTATGTGCAGGTAAGTGTGGAAGTTTTATGATGTGGTATCTCACAAACTACCACAGCTAGAGAGGAAAAATTTATACTACAAATGTAGGAATCACATGTTCCCATTCCTAGCCAAGGCAGGCTGCAAAGCAGTTGAGCTAGAAATTAGCCAGAGTCATTAGCAAATGGCATTTTGCTCCTCTTCTGGTCCCTGAAACTCTGAACAGATTTGTGGTGTCTTCTTCCAACCATTGCTGGATTTAGAAGCAAAATGCACTGTGCTCCCTAGAAGTTTGGCCTGCCAGCATTCAGAGTCATGTAAACACTGACAGCTGATGAAATGCAGGCTCCTAACACTCTGAGGGTTAAACTAGGAGAGAAggtgaagaaaattaagttaGTAATGCCGGATTTGTTTTTGATATCTTTTTATCTTGCTGTGCCAAGGCCAACTCATTGGCACACTGTACAAATGCATTCTAGGCAAGCAAACCTCTCAGACTGCTGGTCCTAAGCCAGTACttaaaaagaaggattttatcCCAGATTTCACTCTGTATGAACAAGATACGATGTCCCACAGCACATAACGAGTAATcgggcacagcacagctcactAAGCACAGGTTTGGCAGGggtatgaaattaatttctgacaTGTGAGTTGCTCTACATCTGCTTTGCAGACAACTTCAGTCATGAGAGGAGCATTCAAACAGCCATATACTTTGCTCACTAATCCTTCAGCAAGCACCAGCATCTTTGAGAGATGGGGCTTATTGCAAAAGCTCCTTTTGTGCCCAGAGGCATCCCATGTAGTTTCCACATAGGATTTAAATATCCATGAGGCCCTGAGCTGATCCTTAGTTCTTAGACGGATGTCACCATTTCCAAAGAGGCAATACTAATTTCTGCATGcttgaaataataatgaatttgGTCTTTGGCAACCACTGCAGAAATAATAGGCAGTTATAATAAAAACCATGAAATTGTCCCCTCCAATAGTGTAACTAATTTGAGAAGAAATGCATTGAGTGTTAATCAGCATTTCATTGGTATGACCTGGTATGGATGGATTTTTGCATCTTTCCTAATTTGccttaaaaggaagaaaataaatcaaatagTGTCTATCCCTTATATGTATGCCCAGTTCTGAACCATTAGCTCACTGCAAAAGATACatttgggagaagaaaaggaggaagaattGACCTTTTGCTCAACTTTCTGATTGGAATTTACATCCTTTGGCAAtagcaaaggggaaaaagacTTTCTGATACTTGGGTAGAGCAATAGCTTCTGTAGAGCAGTAGCTCCACTTGCCTAGCTTCAGCTTTCTCTGAACTTTGCTTGATTCATTTGTGCTTGGCAGTCATTGCCTTTTCATTGTAGGTATGTGAGGTGATGCTTAGCTCCATTTTTAGGAGGCATAAGTACATATAAAAACAGAGGTTTTGGGAATACTGAACAAAAAATCATTATGCAGtgatttgggggaaaattaaTGCATTGAATTTGAATTAGTAGTGTAGAAGTGCATGTAATTTCATCTCATGCTGCAGCAGTCTCTGTTACACGATGGTCTTTAGATGACTAAGATGTTACCctaaagcaaatatttgcttCTATGTTTTAAATCAGATATCCACCAGTATATCATCAGCTAATGAGCATCTTTTCTGAATATATCTTATGTctacaaaaaaaagttttcttattGAATCCTTCCTTCTGTCATCCTCATCAATTTAACTGGTTAATTTACAAACATTCAAAACAGAAGTGTGTTTACAGAACTTCACTGAGTTTCAATGAGACTCATGGGGCAAGTTCTAATTATTAATAGAAATAGCAACTTCTCAATTgtaagaacattttctttttctgaagttaaGCTGTAAATCTGTGTCCTTTGATCATTTAGAAGTAGTACAGTATGTTGTGCAGCTTCTGTCTCTGGAGGGACATAAATAAATTACTCTGTAGCAATCACATTTGATAACTGCAAGTGCCATTATAGTACCTGTGGCAAGCCTTCCATTAGTGTtcctttcaaaatgcaaaattgtCTTGGCAGCCAACATTCTATTTATTATTCTCTTTCTATTATTCTGTCTCCTagcctttgaaagaaaaataaaatttccagaAAGTTTATCATAGTATTCATTACATTTTGCAAGATCAGCTGTGTGTTCTGTAGTTACAGATAATTTGTGAAAGAGCTGCACCTGTAATATGCCataaaaaagagaggaaaaatttagCTGTATAATCACAATTTTAGAAACAACTTCCTAGTAATAAGTTCTAATACGTTAGGAAGTACATACAGAATCCTGTAATCTCAGGCTAAGCCTAACCATATTGATTTTCTATTTCCAtgtaaaaagcagattttaatttccttcagttAATCGGAAACATAGAAGCTTCGACACAATCCaaaaagctttgtttttgcTTGCAGCCAAGATTAAAGTCTCCAGTATAGTAGCCTGCTGATGAAATAAGTGAGAATAACAAATGGTTCATGACAAGATGAGACATATCAGAAGGACTATGAACTAGAAGTGTCATACTCTGAAATagtattctttatttttttctctaaacaccatatttttaattctaGCACTCCGGCATtggtggagcagcagctggcaagAAGAACAGAACATGGAAGAACCTAAAACAAATTCTTGCTTCTGAAAGGGCATTGCCATGGCAACTAAATGATCCTAGCTGTAAGCTGCTTAGACGCTTtgcatgtatttataaataatagAATCCACACAAATAACTTTCTTTAAAACTAACCTAAATTATTTCATCAGTGCATGCAGCATCCTGCTTGAACAGGGTCCAGTAGTACATTTAAGATTACTTCAATCACACTTGTCAGCCCTAAGTGGAAAGTAGGGGGAAGCAAACAATTTGGAGTATCATGGCAAAGTTCAAATACATTTGGGGGGGAGAGTTTAATAAGGAAAAAGTATTTATCCAAACCAAGTCAGAAACCCTTATTTCCATAAGGTTTTTGTCACCCTTTCACTGGTTAGGCGCCTCCTCCTCTGTGTTCAGTCCGGAGGTCTTTTGTTGGGTGGCTGCTGCTTGATTAGCTATATTTGAGCACTTTTCAAATAGTTTCTGTTAAGCCACATACCTGCAGTAGCTTAGACCTCAGCCCAAGCTTCCTATCCAGCTCCTTATCCTAGATTCTTAGGAGATTTAAATCCTATATCCTCTCTttagagcagcacagctgaaactACACTATTAGCAGTGCTGATTAGCAGTCCTAGCTGGTTACATCCACAGGAGCAGAGTTACAGCAGTGGTCTTAATCTAGATAGTCGTCAAGTCTGCTTGTAAAGTAGGGTACTATTGAATGTAGCTGCCGGTGGAATGCAATCCTCGGATTTTATTTAAGCAAGTGGAGGCATTTCAAAACTGAGCATATGTATATACTTTTTGTCAGACTTAGTGCTGTATCCAAAAATAGCTTGCCATTTTTCGAAGTGTTTTAGACACAACtgttacagaaaaatgcagactACTGTGTGTTCACGGCCATTGTAACTGACAATCTGCTGATGTTGCTATTTCTACTATGCTCTGTTTGCAACCAGAAATTTACAGGATTTTttgaaggaaggagggaaaagaaattcagtttcatATTTAAAACCAGCTGTCTGTGGCATTAGGGTCTTTTGAATTATTAGATGATGAATTAGAAATTTGATATGGATAGAGTGTTTGAATTGAACATAACATCTGAATGAGTTACAAGGGAGatcaggaaagaggaaagaaattagTCAGTTACAAGATATTTTTGTAAACATCCAAAATTGATAACTACTTAGGCATACCAACTGTATGctaaaaaatgtttatgaatGATAATTGCTATTTAAAAGCACCAAAGAACAGCAATTTTCGACTCTCAGCTCAGTTTAAACATTCAGACAATTTTCTAGGTCATTGAGTGGGCTTAAAGTGGTACATGCTTAAAGATTTAACTGATTTAAGAGATTACTTTGGTTTTCTGGATTATAGTATTTCAGAGCTGCAATCTTGAGCAATGTTTCATGGTCTTAACATACAGTACGCATTTGATAATGGCTATTCTTTGCACCTGACTGACTGCAAGGGAATTCATTAAGGCTTGGAAGAAATGGACACATTTCAAATGTCTCTGGCATCTTCCTTTTGGGGAGAGCAGTTCTGCTTGCTGAACTCTATTAATAGGTGAGCAGGATCAGGCTGTGATTTAGCTAACAGGCTAAATGTTTTCAGAGGTGATAGGTTTATGAGagtatgtttattttatatatacatatatatatatatatataggacACTGAGTTTATGTCTTTCTTTCTAGATTTTAATATCGATGCTCCTCCTTCTTTTAAACCTGCTAAGAAATATTCAGACATCTCAGGACTTCcagtaagtattttttttcccctcaaaattGGCACCTCATTTTCCACTATGAAATAGTGCTGGTGCCTTGTCTTATAAAAGATGTATATGCTGAGGTTCCTATTCAGAACTTGGGCTTAATAATTACTCAGTGATTTAGGACCAAACCCTAAATACTTGTCAATACATCACAAAATCTTTAGGTTGTTAATAAATGTCAAAACAGACTAAATACCTTGTCCTGCCAATTAACTCCTATGATACCTCTTTCTCACGTGTACAATCTACATTGGTGCCCATAATTTCTAATTCTTAAGATAGCTGCAGGGAAAGCTGGTAGTCCACAGTCTCCATGACTGTTTACTTTGCCAAGGTATACACACACTGactgaaattttccatgttGTTTGCCTGATGTGGATTTATTTCATTGTATCTTGTAGAGGAAGTTCTAAAAAGATGGCTCAGCAATCTCAACAATGAGATTAGGCAAAATTTTATTGTTTGGCCTCTTTTccaaaaggttaaaaaaaaaaaccaggcaaCCCTTGTTATCATTGCTTTCAAACTTTTCCTCAAACAAATCAGCATGAAACAGATACTTGGCATAGACTGTTGAGAGTTTCAAATACTCCTATTCTTCAGAGGTGGAAGTTGGAGTTTGGCAGATGTATAGCCTGTGTCTCACAGATGGGCTCTTTTATGTGTTTTTGttaaagaaagaggagaaaggggggaaaaagagcaACAAACCACATTTGACTTAGTTACGGTTTGCACATGCTCCAGAAAGTCTTGGTAGTTACAATTTGGTGTTTGAATTCCCCAGAGATTCTGTTGGCACAAAACAGGAACAAAGTCATTGAATTCTGCCCAACAAAAATTTTGTATCTCCTGTTGAAACTCTTCCTATATTACATGAATAATTTTACTTAGAACAGGTAGTAGTAACATCCTGTCTTTTCACTTTTCACCTTCAAACGccagtgatttattttgtaGAAGCCTGTGCATTTCTTACAATTGAAGTTGAAATGAATGGGAATGTTGTAGTTTAGAATAAAAATGCTTAAGTAATGGTTACACTAAGTAGCCACAATAATGAAAACTTTGTAATGTCAAAAACCGTGCACAGAATTTCTGTGTCACTTCCCCTGGTTTAATCTGTTTCTCACCCATAGGGTGCTAGCCCACCTTCAGAAGCTTGATATCACCTCCTGGAGATGTCCTTAAATGTACAGATTTGTTATGCTGGTGCAGGTTAGCACACCAGCTTTCATTCTGTGCACTGAATTAGGCAGAGAGTCCTCATTAGGACAGAAAATGGGTGAGCACTTAACTAAGGGCTGCCTTATAGTGGATATTTAGTGTAAGGCATCAAAGAATAGCTATACCACCAACTGTAATCCTGCACATCCTAGCATTTGATCCTGATTTGGTAGCATATGTTTTAttagactttattttttaagaacacATTTAAATAAGGCACCTAGGAGTTGGCATGTGTCCAGCCTGTGCCCCTGAATGTGGTTTAGAAAGGGAGTGAGTTGCTCACATAAAGGCTGGTAGCCTTTGGTGTTCAAGAGGTAGTGGAAAAGGAACATCTCCCTCACAGATTAACTGGCAGACAGCAAGTGGAAGAGACTGCTCACAAACCCAGGGAAGATAATTCCCTCCAGCCAGGCAGACTCCTGCCCCATCTCCAAGGAACCAGATAATGCTTTCCAGCACTAACTTTTGATGTTATTCCAAAACTAATCAGTCGTTGCACCTATAGTGAGCTGATGATGCAGGGTATAGATGGCAATGGAGACAACATTCCTATCAGTTAAGGGTCAGTTAAACCTTAGGAAATTCTCTCAGTTCCTCAGCTTTTCTTTACCAGCACCTCTTTTCCATCAGTGATTTATGTACTGTAACTATTCTAGCTTAGTATAGATACTTTCTATACAAATCCACTCAgtactgcttttgttttcttttcttctctttacactttttttttcttaattttccatCCTCTAATTGCATTGTGAGTCAAGTTTCCTATTTTACCTGGCCTGCAGGGTTCCTCCAGACTATGATAAAATtaccacattttaaaaacccctttttattaaaatagctGAGACAGTGTGTCCTTTAAATTGCTAGGCTAGAAATGTTTCATAAGAAGCACTAAACACACTTTCAAGATCATTTCCTAGTAGGAAGATATGTGGGACAATAGGATATTGTAGAAATGTAGTATTAGAAAAATTTCCCTGTATGTTCTgtgtaaaatataaaagcatttgTGTAAGAATATGTTTTCTGTGGGAATATTGGATTTCCCATGGGAGTAAAAATTCCTTAGCATTACCCATTTAGGGAAGAACTAAATTGTCTACTAGGTACAAAAAGAGAAGTGTATTAAAACATTCTCAATCAGCATACTTGCTCTTATACTAGATGCCACAATTAAATTCTACTGATCCCCTTCTCTTTCT
It includes:
- the INO80C gene encoding INO80 complex subunit C — translated: MADSLLPPRNDSSRWLHLQLNLLRVTSSKTVFFLQSAGGEAVSENKFLNTDSNTGSVETTAKPLPFKDPNFIHSGIGGAAAGKKNRTWKNLKQILASERALPWQLNDPSYFNIDAPPSFKPAKKYSDISGLPANYTDPQSKLRFSTIEEFAYIRMLPSDVVTGYLALRKATSIVS